From a single Vitis vinifera cultivar Pinot Noir 40024 chromosome 18, ASM3070453v1 genomic region:
- the LOC100257564 gene encoding uncharacterized protein LOC100257564 isoform X2 — protein MERRRQKQGEEEKGKEEKFRPDAMDREDSEMMDTETAASGTNQNDVVKDLLSLARQLINEGKPSQALQTVVMAMRTRGGDEAIFQSLHRARELYRNRLQANAAADQLACLFAECAIAEVEPCNAEPSPHDVVSPSIAPDSNETSILAETGRRQIVLDAFSDGSSFICLQCGGLVSNHRKDEHYAYWCCKI, from the exons ATGGAAAGAAGAAGACAGAAACAAGGAGaggaagaaaaagggaaagaagaaaaatttagaCCAGATGCCATGGACAGGGAGGACTCAGAAATGATGGATACAGAAACGGCGGCGTCGGGAACCAACCAGAACGACGTCGTTAAAGACTTACTCTCGTTGGCTCGCCAACTCATCAATGAAGGGAAGCCCTCTCAGGCCCTCCAAACG GTTGTTATGGCAATGAGAACCAGAGGTGGAGATGAGGCTATATTTCAGTCTCTACACCGAGCTCGTGAGCTATATAGAAATAGACTGCAAGCCAATGCTGCTGCTGATCAGTTGGCTTGTTTGTTTGCTGAGTGTGCAATTGCAGAAGTCGAGCCTTGCAATGCTGAACCTTCACCACATGATGTGGTTAGTCCATCTATTGCACCAGATTCTAATGAAACTTCCATACTGGCTGAAACTGGTAGGAGACAAATTGTGTTGGATGCATTCTCAGATGGTAGCAGTTTCATCTGTTTACAATGTGGAGGTCTTGTTAGCAATCATCGCAAAGATGAGCACTATGCATACTGGTGTTGCAAAATCTGA
- the LOC100257564 gene encoding uncharacterized protein LOC100257564 isoform X1 has product MERRRQKQGEEEKGKEEKFRPDAMDREDSEMMDTETAASGTNQNDVVKDLLSLARQLINEGKPSQALQTCWKQVVMAMRTRGGDEAIFQSLHRARELYRNRLQANAAADQLACLFAECAIAEVEPCNAEPSPHDVVSPSIAPDSNETSILAETGRRQIVLDAFSDGSSFICLQCGGLVSNHRKDEHYAYWCCKI; this is encoded by the exons ATGGAAAGAAGAAGACAGAAACAAGGAGaggaagaaaaagggaaagaagaaaaatttagaCCAGATGCCATGGACAGGGAGGACTCAGAAATGATGGATACAGAAACGGCGGCGTCGGGAACCAACCAGAACGACGTCGTTAAAGACTTACTCTCGTTGGCTCGCCAACTCATCAATGAAGGGAAGCCCTCTCAGGCCCTCCAAACG TGTTGGAAACAGGTTGTTATGGCAATGAGAACCAGAGGTGGAGATGAGGCTATATTTCAGTCTCTACACCGAGCTCGTGAGCTATATAGAAATAGACTGCAAGCCAATGCTGCTGCTGATCAGTTGGCTTGTTTGTTTGCTGAGTGTGCAATTGCAGAAGTCGAGCCTTGCAATGCTGAACCTTCACCACATGATGTGGTTAGTCCATCTATTGCACCAGATTCTAATGAAACTTCCATACTGGCTGAAACTGGTAGGAGACAAATTGTGTTGGATGCATTCTCAGATGGTAGCAGTTTCATCTGTTTACAATGTGGAGGTCTTGTTAGCAATCATCGCAAAGATGAGCACTATGCATACTGGTGTTGCAAAATCTGA